A single window of Shewanella sp. Choline-02u-19 DNA harbors:
- a CDS encoding hybrid-cluster NAD(P)-dependent oxidoreductase, translating to MANNINVPATEQFEAKQWQAGEHQLVCVEKWNETHDVVSFRFQGIKPVKFHFKPGQFLTLLLEIDGEKIGRSYTISSSPSRPFSVVLTIKQIDGGKVSNYLANNLDIGHVVRALGPDGAFNLIDIEAENYLFLSAGCGITPMYSMSRWLADTQISPDVCFLHSAKSTQDLIFKDSLEQIAERSRQFKLNYILENVDAEPCAHVDALAGRLSADNLQRLVPDFQSRTVFVCGPEQYMAAVKALLESLNFNMAQFHQESFGSFKGDLGELAAAKESTSSDDASGFMLRVGDRTRSLTSGQTILDGVEAEGLPIIAACRSGVCGACKCKVVEGETESSSQMSLTSDEIAQGYVLACSTKLKSNVTLEL from the coding sequence ATGGCTAATAATATAAATGTGCCGGCGACAGAGCAGTTTGAAGCTAAGCAGTGGCAAGCAGGCGAGCATCAGTTAGTGTGTGTTGAAAAGTGGAACGAGACTCACGATGTCGTTAGTTTTCGCTTTCAAGGTATCAAGCCGGTAAAGTTCCACTTTAAACCAGGACAATTTTTAACATTATTATTAGAGATTGATGGCGAGAAAATTGGTCGTAGCTATACGATAAGCTCATCACCTTCACGTCCATTTTCTGTGGTGCTGACGATCAAGCAGATCGATGGCGGCAAAGTGTCCAATTACTTGGCTAATAATTTAGACATTGGCCATGTTGTGCGTGCACTTGGGCCTGATGGCGCATTTAATCTTATTGATATCGAAGCTGAAAACTACCTGTTTTTAAGCGCAGGCTGCGGCATTACGCCGATGTACTCGATGTCTCGATGGTTAGCCGATACTCAAATTAGCCCTGATGTTTGTTTTTTACACAGCGCAAAATCAACTCAAGACCTTATTTTTAAAGATTCACTTGAGCAGATTGCCGAGCGCAGTCGTCAATTTAAGCTCAACTATATTTTAGAAAATGTTGACGCTGAGCCTTGTGCCCATGTTGACGCGCTGGCCGGACGATTATCAGCCGATAACTTGCAACGCTTAGTGCCAGATTTTCAATCTAGAACCGTGTTTGTTTGTGGACCAGAGCAATACATGGCGGCGGTAAAAGCCTTGCTTGAATCACTTAATTTTAATATGGCGCAATTTCATCAAGAAAGCTTTGGTTCATTCAAAGGCGACTTAGGCGAGCTAGCAGCAGCAAAAGAGAGCACCTCGAGCGACGATGCGAGTGGCTTTATGCTACGAGTTGGCGATAGAACACGCTCACTTACCAGCGGACAAACAATACTTGATGGCGTTGAAGCTGAGGGACTGCCTATCATTGCGGCTTGTCGCTCTGGTGTTTGCGGTGCTTGTAAATGTAAGGTCGTAGAAGGTGAAACTGAATCTTCTAGCCAAATGTCATTGACGTCAGATGAAATAGCACAAGGTTATGTTCTGGCTTGTTCAACGAAGTTGAAGTCAAATGTGACATTAGAGCTGTAG
- the hcp gene encoding hydroxylamine reductase: MFCIQCEQTIRTPAGNGCSYTQGMCGKSSDTSDLQDLLIYILQGVSAYAVRAREVGVIDHEIDTFVPKAFFATLTNVNFDDDRIIGYTTQANAFRSRLQTAYETKCAELNIEAKAPTATMQLVLGATKPEMLSQASQAAPNRGKDEVHEDIMGLRLLCLYGLKGAAAYMEHARVLDQTNDEVAGEFHEIMAFLGEDSVDGDKLFDTAMQIGQLNYRVMAMLDEGETHSFGHPEPTQVNTKSIKGKAILVSGHDMKDLELILQQTEGKGINVFTHGEMLPALAYPELKKFPHLVGNYGSAWQNQQKEFSNFPGAVVMTSNCIIDPNVGDYSDRIFTRSIVGWPGVSHIVGDDFSAVIAKAESLEGFAYDEIPHLITIGFARNALMAAAPTVIENVKSGAIKHFFLVGGCDGDKEERGYFTDIATQAPADSVILTLGCGKYKFNKLEFGDINGIPRLLDVGQCNDAYSAIQLAIALSEAFECDINELPLTLVLSWFEQKAIVVLLTLLSLGVKDILTGPTAPAFLTANLANVLEEKFGLRTTTTVEADLNRILNVA; the protein is encoded by the coding sequence GTGTTTTGTATTCAATGTGAGCAAACAATTAGAACGCCTGCGGGCAATGGCTGTAGTTACACTCAAGGTATGTGTGGCAAGTCGTCAGATACATCTGATCTACAAGATCTTCTAATCTACATTCTTCAAGGCGTGTCAGCATATGCTGTACGTGCTCGTGAAGTCGGTGTTATCGATCACGAAATCGATACGTTTGTACCTAAGGCGTTTTTTGCAACGCTAACTAACGTTAACTTCGATGATGACCGTATTATTGGATACACCACGCAAGCAAACGCTTTCCGTAGCCGTTTACAAACAGCTTATGAAACTAAATGTGCTGAACTGAATATTGAAGCTAAAGCGCCAACGGCAACGATGCAGCTAGTATTAGGTGCTACTAAGCCAGAGATGCTATCTCAAGCTTCACAAGCTGCGCCTAACCGTGGAAAAGACGAAGTTCATGAAGACATCATGGGACTACGTTTACTTTGTTTATATGGCCTTAAAGGCGCTGCTGCATATATGGAGCATGCTCGAGTACTTGACCAAACCAACGATGAAGTTGCTGGTGAGTTCCACGAGATTATGGCATTCCTAGGTGAAGATTCTGTTGATGGTGACAAGCTGTTTGACACTGCAATGCAGATTGGTCAACTTAACTATCGCGTAATGGCGATGTTAGATGAAGGCGAAACTCACTCATTTGGTCATCCAGAGCCAACTCAAGTGAACACCAAATCTATAAAAGGTAAGGCTATCTTAGTGTCGGGTCATGACATGAAAGATCTAGAGCTTATCTTGCAACAAACTGAAGGTAAAGGCATTAACGTATTCACACACGGTGAAATGTTGCCTGCACTTGCTTACCCAGAACTTAAGAAATTCCCACACCTTGTCGGTAACTACGGCAGTGCATGGCAGAACCAGCAAAAAGAATTTTCAAACTTCCCTGGTGCTGTCGTAATGACGTCTAACTGCATAATCGATCCTAATGTGGGCGATTATTCAGACCGAATCTTCACCCGTAGCATTGTGGGTTGGCCTGGTGTTAGTCATATTGTTGGTGACGATTTTAGTGCTGTTATTGCTAAAGCTGAGTCTTTAGAAGGCTTCGCCTATGATGAGATCCCCCATCTAATCACTATAGGTTTCGCTCGTAACGCACTTATGGCTGCAGCGCCTACAGTGATTGAGAATGTTAAGAGTGGTGCTATTAAGCATTTCTTCTTAGTCGGCGGTTGTGACGGCGACAAAGAAGAGCGTGGATACTTTACTGATATCGCGACTCAAGCGCCGGCTGATTCAGTCATCCTGACGCTAGGTTGTGGTAAGTATAAGTTCAACAAACTTGAGTTTGGTGACATCAACGGTATCCCACGTCTATTGGACGTTGGCCAGTGTAACGATGCTTACTCGGCTATCCAACTTGCGATTGCGTTGTCTGAAGCATTTGAATGCGATATCAATGAATTGCCATTGACGCTAGTACTGTCTTGGTTTGAGCAAAAAGCGATTGTAGTGCTGCTTACTCTACTTTCACTGGGTGTAAAGGACATTTTGACTGGCCCTACAGCGCCAGCGTTCCTAACCGCAAACTTGGCTAATGTATTAGAAGAGAAGTTTGGACTGCGTACAACGACAACAGTTGAAGCGGATCTTAATCGCATTCTAAACGTAGCTTAA
- the tyrA gene encoding bifunctional chorismate mutase/prephenate dehydrogenase has protein sequence MNEKTTAELENLRDLIDGVDQQLLHLLRKRLDLVAQVGAVKHGAGLPIYAPQREASMLAKRRGEAKAINVEPQLIEDILRRLMRESYLNEKDVGFKQVNPDLGHVVIVGGEGKLGGLFSQMLTLSGYEVKSLDKDDWVNSQTIFDGAGLVIVTVPINITCELIASKLTQLPSHCILADLTSIKTAPVEAMLAAHSGPVLGLHPMFGPDVGSLAKQVVVVCHGRDQSQYQWLIEQIEIWGARIVEAEPEKHDKAMQLVQAMRHFSSFVYGLNLYKEEADIESLLQFSSPIYRLELAMVGRLFAQSPELYADIIFAQEDSLVAISDYLENYSQALSVLKSGNREAFVKQFEQVAQWFGDFAPQFQRESRAMLQSVNDMKTD, from the coding sequence ATGAACGAGAAGACCACTGCAGAGCTTGAAAACCTGCGAGACTTAATTGATGGCGTTGACCAACAATTACTCCACCTGCTGAGAAAACGGTTAGATCTAGTGGCACAAGTGGGTGCTGTTAAGCACGGTGCTGGCCTCCCGATTTATGCTCCTCAACGTGAAGCGTCAATGCTGGCAAAGCGTCGCGGCGAAGCAAAAGCGATAAATGTAGAGCCACAGTTAATTGAAGATATTTTAAGGCGTCTAATGCGCGAGTCTTATCTTAACGAGAAGGACGTTGGATTTAAGCAGGTTAATCCTGATCTCGGCCATGTGGTGATTGTTGGCGGTGAAGGCAAGCTGGGCGGCTTATTTTCGCAAATGCTGACCCTGTCAGGATATGAAGTTAAATCTTTAGATAAAGATGATTGGGTTAATAGTCAGACGATTTTTGACGGAGCAGGGCTGGTTATTGTGACTGTGCCGATTAACATCACTTGTGAGTTGATTGCCAGCAAACTAACGCAATTACCAAGCCACTGTATTCTTGCTGACTTAACCTCGATTAAAACCGCACCTGTTGAAGCCATGTTAGCAGCGCACTCAGGCCCTGTTTTAGGCTTGCACCCGATGTTTGGGCCTGATGTGGGCAGTTTAGCAAAGCAGGTGGTCGTGGTGTGTCATGGCCGTGACCAATCTCAATACCAATGGTTGATCGAGCAGATTGAGATCTGGGGTGCGCGTATCGTTGAAGCCGAACCAGAGAAGCATGATAAAGCGATGCAACTCGTGCAGGCAATGCGACACTTCTCCTCTTTTGTTTACGGGCTTAACCTCTATAAAGAGGAGGCTGATATTGAATCTCTGCTGCAGTTTAGCTCACCAATATACCGTCTAGAGCTGGCTATGGTAGGGCGTTTATTTGCCCAGAGTCCTGAATTATATGCAGATATTATTTTTGCTCAAGAGGACAGTTTGGTGGCGATTAGCGATTACCTCGAAAACTACTCTCAAGCCTTGTCGGTATTAAAGTCAGGTAACCGAGAAGCGTTTGTTAAACAGTTCGAACAAGTGGCGCAGTGGTTTGGTGATTTTGCACCACAGTTCCAAAGAGAAAGTAGAGCGATGTTGCAATCGGTCAATGATATGAAAACCGATTAG
- a CDS encoding 3-deoxy-7-phosphoheptulonate synthase, whose product MQQDTINNIHISSEKVLVTPEELKRDLPLSAHASQYVLKARKTVSDIVHKRDNRVLVISGPCSIHDIDAAKEYALKLKKLHDALGDQFYVLMRVYFEKPRTTVGWKGMINDPDMNESFNVDKGLRKARELMIWLAELGLPVATEALDPISPQYMSELITWSAIGARTTESQTHREMASGLSMPVGFKNGTDGKLGVAINALESAASSHRFMGINQKGQVALLQTAGNPDGHVILRGGKAPNYDADSVAECEKQLHAAKLNARLIVDCSHGNSSKDHNKQVPVCEDVFRQIVNGNQSIIGVMLESHLNAGKQSSNLPLNELAYGVSVTDACIDWQSTEALLRTGAADLASVLPTRFDMLNVANG is encoded by the coding sequence ATGCAGCAAGATACGATAAATAATATCCATATTAGTTCAGAGAAAGTGTTGGTGACTCCAGAGGAGTTAAAGCGCGATCTCCCCTTGTCTGCTCATGCTAGCCAATATGTCCTTAAGGCCCGTAAAACGGTATCTGACATCGTGCATAAGCGAGATAATCGAGTCTTGGTGATCTCCGGACCTTGCTCTATTCACGATATCGATGCTGCCAAAGAGTACGCACTTAAGCTGAAAAAGCTACATGATGCGTTAGGCGACCAATTCTATGTGTTGATGCGCGTTTACTTCGAAAAGCCGCGTACTACCGTGGGCTGGAAAGGCATGATTAACGACCCTGATATGAATGAGTCGTTTAACGTTGATAAAGGATTACGTAAGGCACGCGAATTGATGATTTGGCTGGCTGAGCTTGGACTTCCTGTCGCCACTGAAGCGCTTGATCCCATTAGTCCACAGTACATGTCGGAACTGATCACTTGGTCAGCGATTGGAGCTCGTACCACTGAATCGCAGACTCACCGCGAGATGGCATCAGGACTCTCTATGCCTGTCGGCTTTAAAAATGGTACTGACGGAAAACTTGGAGTAGCAATCAATGCGCTTGAATCTGCTGCGAGTAGCCATCGTTTTATGGGGATTAACCAAAAAGGTCAAGTTGCCTTACTGCAAACGGCTGGCAATCCAGACGGTCATGTGATTTTACGCGGGGGTAAAGCGCCAAATTACGATGCGGATAGCGTCGCTGAGTGTGAGAAGCAACTGCATGCCGCTAAATTGAACGCGCGCCTAATTGTGGATTGCAGTCATGGTAATTCATCAAAAGATCACAACAAGCAAGTTCCTGTGTGTGAAGATGTGTTCCGCCAAATCGTTAATGGTAACCAGTCTATTATTGGGGTGATGCTAGAGAGTCACCTTAATGCGGGTAAGCAAAGCAGCAACTTACCGTTAAACGAATTAGCTTATGGTGTCTCGGTGACAGATGCTTGTATCGATTGGCAATCAACAGAAGCATTATTACGCACTGGCGCTGCAGACTTAGCTTCAGTATTACCAACAAGGTTTGATATGCTGAACGTTGCGAACGGCTGA
- the rplS gene encoding 50S ribosomal protein L19 produces the protein MNNIIKMLNEEQMKTDVPEFGAGDTVVVKVRVVEGGKERLQAFEGVVIAKRNRGVHSAFTVRKISNGEGVERAFQTHSPIISSIEVKRRGRVRRAKLYYLRERSGKSARIREKLGTK, from the coding sequence ATGAATAACATCATCAAAATGCTCAACGAAGAGCAAATGAAAACCGACGTACCAGAATTTGGTGCCGGTGATACAGTAGTTGTTAAAGTACGTGTTGTAGAAGGCGGTAAAGAGCGTCTACAGGCGTTCGAAGGCGTTGTAATCGCTAAGCGTAATCGCGGCGTTCACTCTGCATTCACAGTACGTAAAATCTCTAATGGTGAAGGTGTTGAGCGTGCGTTCCAGACTCACAGCCCAATCATCTCTAGCATCGAAGTTAAGCGTCGCGGCCGTGTTCGTCGTGCTAAGCTTTACTATCTACGTGAACGTTCAGGTAAGTCTGCACGTATCCGTGAGAAGCTCGGAACTAAGTAA
- the trmD gene encoding tRNA (guanosine(37)-N1)-methyltransferase TrmD has protein sequence MWLGVVTLFPEMFRAVTDFGVTGRAVSKGLLEMQTWNPRDFTHDKHNTVDDRPYGGGPGMLMMVQPLRDAIHAAKAAAGKEAKVIYLSPQGRKLTQQGVEELAKSSSLILVCGRYEGVDERIIQTEVDEEWSIGDYVLSGGEIPAMTLIDSVSRLVPGVLGKKASAEQDSFSDGLLDCPHYTRPESMDGLDVPAVLLSGNHEHIRRWRLQQSLSRTLLRRPELLENLALTGEQKQLLAEFVDSIKQDD, from the coding sequence ATGTGGTTAGGGGTAGTAACCCTGTTTCCGGAGATGTTTCGTGCCGTAACAGACTTTGGCGTAACGGGTCGTGCAGTTAGCAAGGGTTTGCTAGAGATGCAAACGTGGAATCCTCGTGATTTCACCCATGATAAACATAATACAGTGGATGACCGCCCATACGGTGGTGGCCCTGGCATGTTAATGATGGTGCAACCTCTACGCGATGCCATCCATGCAGCAAAAGCTGCAGCTGGAAAAGAGGCAAAGGTGATCTACCTTTCTCCTCAAGGCCGTAAGCTTACACAGCAAGGCGTTGAAGAGTTAGCAAAGTCATCCAGTTTGATTTTAGTGTGTGGACGATACGAAGGTGTCGATGAACGCATTATTCAAACTGAAGTGGATGAAGAGTGGTCGATTGGAGATTACGTGCTTTCGGGCGGTGAAATACCAGCGATGACTTTGATTGATTCAGTATCAAGGCTGGTTCCTGGCGTGCTAGGAAAAAAGGCTTCGGCAGAGCAGGATTCCTTCTCTGACGGTTTACTGGATTGTCCCCACTATACGCGTCCTGAAAGTATGGATGGTCTGGATGTTCCAGCCGTATTGTTAAGTGGAAACCACGAACATATTAGACGCTGGCGTCTGCAACAAAGTCTCAGTAGAACTTTGTTAAGACGACCAGAATTACTTGAAAATCTAGCTCTGACTGGCGAACAAAAGCAGCTTTTAGCTGAATTTGTAGACAGCATCAAACAAGATGATTAG
- the rimM gene encoding ribosome maturation factor RimM (Essential for efficient processing of 16S rRNA) — protein MSSKQEPVVLGKLGSSHGIKGWLKITTYTDSVEGIFDYSPWLLKEQGEWREVKVLQWRMQGKAVVACLEGVETRDQAQALTNCEIAVPAEQMNVLPEDEFYWRDLIGCEVVNTKGYNMGKVQEIVETGSNDVLLVKANAKDGFGKAERMVPFVTEQFILKVDLTAKQILVDWDPDF, from the coding sequence ATGAGCAGTAAACAAGAACCCGTCGTACTTGGTAAATTAGGTTCAAGTCATGGCATTAAAGGTTGGTTGAAGATCACTACCTATACCGATTCTGTTGAAGGTATTTTTGATTATTCTCCTTGGTTGTTAAAAGAGCAAGGTGAATGGCGCGAGGTTAAAGTCCTCCAGTGGCGCATGCAAGGTAAAGCGGTTGTCGCTTGTCTTGAAGGCGTAGAAACACGGGATCAGGCTCAGGCACTTACAAATTGTGAGATTGCCGTACCCGCTGAACAGATGAACGTTTTGCCAGAAGATGAATTCTACTGGCGAGATCTTATCGGATGTGAAGTGGTTAATACCAAAGGCTATAACATGGGTAAAGTGCAGGAGATCGTGGAAACAGGATCAAATGACGTACTTCTTGTTAAGGCTAACGCGAAAGATGGCTTTGGCAAAGCGGAACGAATGGTTCCCTTTGTTACCGAACAGTTCATCCTAAAGGTGGATTTGACGGCAAAACAGATTTTAGTGGATTGGGATCCGGACTTTTAA
- the rpsP gene encoding 30S ribosomal protein S16, which translates to MVTIRLARGGAKKRPFYNIVVADSRNARDGRFIERVGFFNPLARGQEEALRLDLDRVEHWVANGAATSDRVAKLIKDARKAAA; encoded by the coding sequence ATGGTTACCATTCGTTTAGCTCGTGGCGGCGCAAAAAAGCGTCCATTTTATAACATCGTTGTTGCTGACAGCCGTAACGCCCGTGACGGTCGTTTCATTGAGCGTGTTGGCTTTTTTAACCCATTAGCTCGTGGCCAAGAAGAAGCTTTACGCTTAGATCTTGACCGTGTTGAGCATTGGGTTGCTAACGGTGCTGCTACATCTGATCGTGTAGCAAAATTGATCAAAGACGCTCGTAAAGCAGCTGCTTAA
- the ffh gene encoding signal recognition particle protein, producing MFENLTDRLSRTLKNISGRGRLTEENVKETLREVRMALLEADVALPVVRDFVNSVKERAVGQEVSKSLSPGQAFIKIVQSELENSMGEANEALNLSAQPPAVIMMAGLQGAGKTTSVAKLSKFLREREKKSVLVVSADVYRPAAIKQLETLAAEVEVEFFPSDVSQKPVDIAKAAIAHAKLKFIDVVIVDTAGRLHVDEAMMDEIKELHATVNPVETLFVVDAMTGQDAATTAKAFNEALPLTGVVLTKVDGDARGGAALSIRHITGKPIKFLGVGEKTDALEAFHPDRIASRILGMGDVLSLIEEVERGVDQDKAMKLAAKVKKGGNFDLEDFREQLLQMKNMGGMMNMIEKLPGVGQLPPEALAQVQDGKMTGQMEAIINSMTKGERQRPDIIKGSRKRRIAMGSGTQIQDVNRLLKQFTQMQKMMKKMSAKGGMKKMMRGMSGMLPPGMKMPGR from the coding sequence ATGTTTGAGAACTTAACTGACAGACTGTCACGTACGCTGAAAAATATCAGCGGCCGTGGTCGCTTAACGGAAGAGAACGTTAAGGAAACCTTGCGCGAAGTTCGCATGGCGCTACTTGAGGCCGACGTTGCCTTACCAGTTGTACGTGACTTTGTTAATAGCGTAAAAGAGCGCGCTGTCGGACAAGAGGTATCCAAAAGCCTAAGTCCCGGCCAGGCGTTTATTAAGATTGTTCAAAGTGAGCTAGAAAATTCGATGGGTGAAGCTAATGAAGCTTTGAACCTGTCAGCTCAACCGCCAGCAGTGATAATGATGGCCGGCCTGCAAGGTGCGGGTAAAACCACCAGTGTCGCGAAACTTTCTAAGTTCTTACGCGAGCGCGAAAAGAAATCTGTTCTGGTTGTGAGTGCCGATGTATATCGTCCTGCTGCAATCAAGCAGCTCGAAACGTTAGCGGCAGAAGTGGAAGTCGAGTTCTTCCCATCAGATGTCAGCCAAAAACCGGTTGATATTGCTAAAGCAGCCATTGCGCACGCTAAGCTTAAGTTCATTGATGTTGTTATTGTCGATACTGCAGGTCGTTTGCATGTTGATGAAGCCATGATGGATGAGATTAAAGAGCTTCACGCTACCGTTAATCCAGTCGAAACCTTGTTTGTGGTTGATGCCATGACAGGTCAAGATGCGGCAACTACGGCCAAAGCCTTTAACGAAGCATTGCCTCTTACGGGTGTCGTATTGACCAAGGTTGATGGTGATGCACGAGGCGGTGCTGCACTGTCGATTCGCCATATTACCGGTAAGCCAATTAAGTTCTTGGGTGTGGGTGAGAAAACCGACGCACTAGAAGCTTTCCATCCTGACAGAATTGCTTCACGTATTCTTGGTATGGGCGATGTATTGTCGCTTATAGAAGAAGTTGAGCGCGGTGTCGACCAAGACAAGGCGATGAAGCTTGCGGCAAAAGTAAAGAAAGGCGGTAACTTCGATCTAGAAGATTTCCGCGAACAGCTGCTGCAAATGAAGAACATGGGCGGCATGATGAACATGATTGAGAAGCTTCCTGGCGTGGGTCAGTTACCACCAGAAGCGCTTGCTCAAGTTCAAGACGGTAAAATGACCGGCCAAATGGAAGCCATTATTAATTCAATGACGAAAGGTGAGCGTCAGCGCCCTGATATTATTAAGGGTTCACGTAAACGCCGCATTGCGATGGGTTCTGGTACACAAATTCAAGACGTAAACCGTTTGCTTAAACAGTTTACGCAAATGCAGAAAATGATGAAGAAAATGTCGGCTAAAGGCGGCATGAAAAAGATGATGCGCGGTATGAGCGGTATGTTACCACCGGGCATGAAAATGCCTGGACGCTAG
- a CDS encoding cytochrome C assembly family protein, which yields MVIFSASAMFFYSIALILVATRLFHADGPNRKLVAGVAAIGVVLHAAALSQAIFTGNGQNFSLTNVISMVNWIIAFSFTVLMFRLKVIVVVPVVYACSVISVALLWLVPPEYITHFDIHPDVLVHVVLSLMAYSALMIAALYAIQLAIIQRRLKNKKLIMTSTMPPLMTVEKQLYHLVIVGVILLSLALATGFIFLDDMFEEGKGHKAILSILAWCVYIGMLAQQYWVGCKIRTAVAYTLTGGVLLTLAYFGARIVKELILS from the coding sequence ATGGTTATTTTTTCAGCGTCAGCCATGTTTTTTTACAGTATTGCTTTGATACTCGTCGCGACTCGTCTTTTTCACGCAGACGGACCCAACCGAAAATTAGTTGCGGGTGTCGCAGCCATTGGTGTTGTTTTACACGCGGCAGCGCTATCGCAAGCTATTTTTACGGGTAACGGACAAAACTTTAGCCTGACCAATGTCATCTCAATGGTGAATTGGATCATCGCCTTTAGTTTCACCGTCTTAATGTTCCGTCTTAAAGTCATCGTCGTTGTGCCTGTGGTATATGCTTGTTCGGTGATCTCGGTTGCCCTTTTATGGCTAGTACCACCAGAGTATATTACGCACTTTGACATCCACCCAGATGTACTCGTGCACGTAGTGCTGTCATTAATGGCCTACAGTGCCTTAATGATTGCGGCGTTATATGCCATCCAGTTAGCGATTATTCAGCGTCGACTCAAGAATAAAAAGCTCATTATGACATCAACAATGCCGCCTCTGATGACCGTTGAAAAACAGCTGTATCATCTTGTTATTGTCGGCGTAATTTTATTGAGCTTAGCGCTTGCGACTGGTTTTATCTTCCTCGATGATATGTTTGAAGAAGGCAAAGGTCACAAAGCGATTCTGTCTATCCTGGCTTGGTGCGTCTACATTGGTATGTTAGCCCAGCAATATTGGGTGGGTTGTAAAATTAGAACTGCCGTTGCCTATACCCTAACAGGGGGAGTGTTGTTGACGCTCGCGTACTTTGGTGCCCGCATCGTTAAAGAGTTAATCCTCAGCTAA
- a CDS encoding HlyC/CorC family transporter, with translation MDEISTGVLLSVLCVLILLSAYFSGSETAMMTLNRYRLRHLASSGHKGAIRATKLLERPDRLIGLILIGNNLVNILASSIATIIGLRLFGDVGIAISTGVLTLVVLVFAEVTPKTFAALHPERIAFPSSFILQFLLIVLSPFVKIVNGITSGVLKLAGINSTKTSDALSQEELRTVVHEAGALIPRRHQEMLLSIMDLEKVTVEDVMVPRSDLYAININDEFKSINKQVIQSPHTRVLLYRDTVDDAVGFVHLRDALRLQSKEQFSKSSLLRAVKELYFIPEGTPLNVQLSNFQQNKERIGLVVDEYGDIQGLVTLEDILEEIVGDYTTSMLATPSEDICEQQDGSFLIEATINIRELNKEMEWHFPIDGPKTLNGLILEHLEEIPTVKTSMRIAGYPIEVIKLGDNMVKTVRVLPQHYEQPKH, from the coding sequence TTGGACGAAATATCCACTGGCGTACTATTGTCTGTTCTGTGCGTCTTAATTCTACTTTCAGCCTATTTCTCAGGGTCTGAAACCGCGATGATGACCTTAAACCGATATCGTCTACGCCATCTAGCATCTAGCGGCCATAAAGGGGCGATTCGAGCCACTAAGCTGTTGGAGCGGCCGGATCGGCTGATTGGCCTTATTCTCATTGGCAACAACCTCGTCAATATCCTAGCCTCATCCATTGCAACGATTATAGGCCTCCGCCTATTTGGTGATGTTGGTATTGCCATCTCTACCGGTGTATTAACATTAGTGGTACTGGTTTTTGCCGAAGTCACCCCCAAAACATTTGCTGCATTGCACCCAGAACGTATCGCTTTTCCATCAAGCTTTATATTACAGTTCTTACTCATCGTGCTGTCACCATTTGTAAAAATCGTTAATGGCATCACCTCTGGAGTGCTCAAACTCGCGGGCATCAACTCGACAAAAACCTCAGACGCATTAAGCCAAGAAGAGCTGCGCACTGTTGTGCACGAAGCTGGTGCATTGATCCCAAGGCGACATCAAGAGATGCTATTGTCGATCATGGATTTAGAGAAGGTGACGGTAGAAGATGTCATGGTGCCGCGCTCAGACTTATATGCCATCAACATCAATGACGAATTTAAGAGCATTAATAAGCAGGTCATTCAGAGCCCACATACTCGCGTTCTACTCTACCGCGACACAGTCGATGACGCTGTCGGCTTTGTTCATTTGCGTGATGCATTACGATTGCAGTCTAAAGAGCAGTTCAGCAAATCTTCATTACTGCGCGCCGTAAAAGAGTTGTACTTTATTCCTGAAGGCACCCCCCTCAACGTACAACTGAGCAACTTTCAGCAAAACAAAGAACGTATTGGTCTCGTCGTTGATGAGTATGGCGACATTCAAGGACTCGTTACTTTAGAGGATATTCTCGAAGAGATTGTAGGTGACTACACCACATCGATGCTTGCCACCCCGAGTGAAGATATTTGCGAACAACAAGATGGCAGTTTTCTTATTGAAGCCACCATCAACATCCGTGAATTGAATAAAGAGATGGAATGGCACTTTCCGATTGACGGCCCTAAAACCCTCAATGGTTTGATATTAGAGCATCTTGAAGAGATCCCAACAGTAAAAACCAGCATGCGTATTGCTGGCTACCCCATTGAAGTCATCAAACTGGGTGATAACATGGTCAAGACAGTGCGGGTGCTACCTCAGCATTATGAGCAACCCAAACATTAA